Below is a window of Impatiens glandulifera chromosome 2, dImpGla2.1, whole genome shotgun sequence DNA.
GTCAATTCCCCTGATTCTGAAACAGAGACTCCGATCGGGTCCCATCCAAGCAGGTCAATTCCAATCAACAGAGGCGTCCTCAGACGCCTCCCGTCTATCTCTCTCCGTCATCGGTCGCCATCTCTGCTGCCCAGGTCTGCCGACGAAGTCATCTACAAGGAATGCCAGAAGAACCACGCCGCTGCCATGGGCGGCCTCTCCCTGGACGGCTGCGGTGGTTACATTGCACCCCTCTCTGCTGACCCATCAAACCCCATCACTCTGAAATGCATGGTCTGTGACTGCCACCGTAACTTCCACCGATGTGAAAAGGATGACTTCCCGGCGCCGGAGTATGTTTTCCTTGGCCACCACCAGCCTGCGGCGCTGCGTAGCCACGGAAGTCATCTGAACCCCAACCCTGactctcctcctcctccgctTAATTCATCCTCCTATTACCACCACCCACCGGCCCCTCACACTGCTCCGTCTCTTAACTCTGCTCGTCCTACTGATAACCGCCCATCTGAAGTGGCGGTGCCCGTGCAGGTTGTTAGTTTCTCCGCCGGTTGCAGCAGGAAGCGGCACAGGACGAAATTCAGCTGTGAGCAGAAAGAGAAGATGCAGGAACTTGCTGAGAAGTTGGACTGGAGGATGCAGAAGAGTGAGGAGGACCTGATCGAAAATTTCTGTCGTGATGTTGGTGTGGAGAGGAGTGTGTTTAAGGTCTGGATGCATAACAATAAGACCACATTGGGGAAGAGAGGTGCAGCTGGAAATGGTGTGGCTTTGGGCACTGAAATCACCAACAGCCTCATGATCGAGGGAAACAATGATGAGATTACTAGCCCTCATCATGAAAATGTCGCTAATGGGTCCTCGTCTTCTTCGTTTGAgcattaaaacaaattattatcatGGCATAAGCAATATTAGGTAATAGGAAGTAATGgaataataaaaagaaacaaTGAAATAGTAGATGTAATAGTTGCTCATT
It encodes the following:
- the LOC124925118 gene encoding zinc-finger homeodomain protein 10-like, producing MDNSRTPTIVNSPDSETETPIGSHPSRSIPINRGVLRRLPSISLRHRSPSLLPRSADEVIYKECQKNHAAAMGGLSLDGCGGYIAPLSADPSNPITLKCMVCDCHRNFHRCEKDDFPAPEYVFLGHHQPAALRSHGSHLNPNPDSPPPPLNSSSYYHHPPAPHTAPSLNSARPTDNRPSEVAVPVQVVSFSAGCSRKRHRTKFSCEQKEKMQELAEKLDWRMQKSEEDLIENFCRDVGVERSVFKVWMHNNKTTLGKRGAAGNGVALGTEITNSLMIEGNNDEITSPHHENVANGSSSSSFEH